One Alcaligenes ammonioxydans DNA segment encodes these proteins:
- a CDS encoding ABC transporter permease: MPQFVFLWTDTFVLALFLAMAVYTWRVFKRPALRSAWASVARTPSAMCAAVFLVFFLLVGLLDSIHYRPLLPAAPGQEVSAPSYAPVARSALDDILNKAGLAKVEKTYSAPLARFQLTKESMLIDGKPVRDFPRLVNAGVGVDTPAEHRRDMLQLGATGLAWGALGCVLLAVLLTVWGRRQSMATGWGAAWRYWWQGQGLVNWRLIWFSACLLVIVLCLVWSLSTNYYVLGTDRTGNDIIWQALKSVRTALVIGTLTTFAMLPPAIILGLAAGYFRGWVDDVIQYIYTTLTSIPGVLLIAACVLMMQVYIDTHPESFDTVAARADLRLFMLCLILGLTGWAGLCRLLRAEVLKLRELDYVQAAQAFGVGHFRIMFRHLLPNVMHIVLITLILEFSGLVLYEAVLSYLGIGVDPSMPSFGRMIDAARSELSRDPIIWWGLAGAFVMMLGLVLSANIFADAVQTAFDPRTRRFKTLRVRPAGGAKA; encoded by the coding sequence ATGCCACAGTTCGTCTTTCTCTGGACCGATACCTTTGTGCTGGCGCTGTTCCTGGCGATGGCAGTCTATACCTGGCGAGTGTTCAAACGCCCGGCTTTGCGGTCGGCCTGGGCCAGTGTGGCCCGTACGCCCTCGGCCATGTGTGCCGCGGTTTTCCTCGTTTTTTTCCTGCTGGTGGGTTTGCTGGACTCGATTCACTATCGGCCACTGTTGCCTGCCGCCCCCGGACAGGAAGTCAGTGCACCTAGCTACGCGCCTGTCGCGCGCTCGGCGCTGGACGATATCCTTAACAAAGCCGGTTTGGCAAAGGTGGAGAAAACCTATTCCGCTCCTTTGGCTCGCTTCCAGCTGACCAAGGAGAGCATGCTGATTGACGGCAAACCCGTGCGGGATTTTCCGCGGCTGGTCAATGCTGGAGTGGGGGTGGACACGCCCGCCGAGCACCGGCGCGATATGCTGCAGCTGGGGGCAACAGGTTTGGCGTGGGGGGCGCTGGGCTGTGTGCTGCTGGCCGTTTTGTTGACCGTATGGGGGCGCAGGCAGTCCATGGCGACGGGTTGGGGCGCTGCCTGGCGTTACTGGTGGCAGGGTCAGGGACTGGTTAACTGGCGGTTGATCTGGTTCAGCGCCTGTCTGCTGGTCATCGTGCTTTGTCTGGTCTGGAGTCTGAGCACAAACTATTATGTGCTGGGCACGGACCGCACGGGTAATGACATTATCTGGCAAGCCCTGAAAAGTGTGCGCACTGCATTGGTGATTGGTACCCTGACCACCTTTGCCATGTTGCCGCCGGCCATTATTCTGGGCTTGGCGGCCGGTTACTTCCGGGGCTGGGTGGACGATGTCATTCAATATATTTACACCACCTTGACGTCCATACCGGGGGTGCTGTTGATTGCCGCCTGCGTGCTGATGATGCAGGTCTATATCGACACCCATCCCGAGAGCTTTGACACCGTGGCGGCCCGCGCGGATTTGCGTTTGTTCATGCTCTGTCTGATTCTGGGACTGACAGGCTGGGCCGGTCTTTGCCGCTTGCTGCGTGCCGAGGTGTTGAAACTGCGTGAGCTGGATTATGTTCAGGCGGCCCAGGCGTTCGGTGTCGGTCACTTTCGCATCATGTTCCGCCACCTCTTGCCCAATGTCATGCATATTGTGCTCATTACCTTGATTCTGGAGTTCTCCGGTCTGGTGCTGTATGAGGCCGTGCTGTCCTATCTGGGTATTGGCGTGGACCCCAGCATGCCGTCCTTTGGCCGCATGATTGATGCTGCCCGTAGCGAGTTGTCCCGCGATCCGATTATCTGGTGGGGTCTGGCTGGGGCCTTTGTGATGATGCTGGGGCTGGTTCTGTCCGCGAATATTTTTGCCGATGCGGTGCAAACGGCTTTTGACCCTCGGACCCGTCGTTTCAAGACGTTGCGGGTGCGCCCAGCAGGGGGAGCCAAGGCATGA
- a CDS encoding DUF423 domain-containing protein, translating into MKSRTILCLGALIMAVGVGLGAFGAHALRAMVDASALATWQTAVLYQLLHGLGLLLIAALGNRLHPAWQSRSAVLMLVGVLIFSGSLYILVLSGVKWLGAITPIGGVAMILAWLCLAFAAVRGQGA; encoded by the coding sequence ATGAAATCACGAACCATTCTATGCCTGGGGGCCTTGATAATGGCGGTAGGCGTCGGTCTGGGCGCCTTTGGTGCCCACGCCCTGCGCGCCATGGTGGACGCCTCCGCCCTGGCGACCTGGCAAACGGCTGTCCTGTATCAATTGCTGCATGGACTGGGCCTGTTGCTGATCGCCGCCTTGGGTAACCGGCTTCATCCCGCCTGGCAATCTCGCAGCGCCGTCCTGATGCTGGTCGGCGTCCTGATCTTCAGTGGAAGCCTGTACATTCTGGTGCTGAGCGGTGTGAAGTGGCTGGGGGCCATTACCCCGATAGGCGGGGTTGCGATGATTCTGGCCTGGCTTTGTCTGGCTTTTGCCGCCGTGCGCGGCCAGGGTGCCTGA
- a CDS encoding magnesium and cobalt transport protein CorA, producing the protein MQEIAPVTPDVQDMVVAAYRYQSGQPAMALDIHHLPAHDPLKDGFIWIGLKDPSEAILRELGVQLGLPDNAVEELIAPHRRPKLLEFSNCLIVVAVTLGLKDLRPLLGTTQILIAHGLLLTVRRGSNSSYLQLRARLESTPALLARGSDFVASELLDLIVDQYQTSLEQTEKAVEAIEQQFLIRGFKENDVRRIYRLRRDLLRVHTAVSPLAELTRRLSRIELEYVDAESRAYFGEVSDRIARTAEFINSQRQALAFAFEGGLMIGQMQQTDTTRKLAAWAAILAVPTAVAGIYGMNFKLMPELEWTLGYPYALGLMGSVCGFLYWKFKKAKWL; encoded by the coding sequence ATGCAAGAAATAGCTCCGGTCACGCCTGATGTACAGGATATGGTGGTGGCCGCGTATCGCTATCAGTCTGGCCAGCCTGCCATGGCTTTGGATATTCATCATCTGCCTGCCCACGATCCCCTGAAGGATGGCTTTATCTGGATTGGCTTGAAAGATCCCAGCGAGGCGATTTTGCGCGAACTGGGGGTTCAACTGGGCCTGCCGGACAATGCGGTCGAGGAACTGATCGCTCCCCATCGCCGTCCCAAGCTGCTGGAGTTTAGCAATTGTCTGATTGTGGTGGCGGTCACCTTGGGTCTGAAAGATTTGCGTCCCTTGCTGGGCACAACGCAGATTCTGATCGCCCACGGCTTGTTGCTGACGGTGCGGCGAGGTTCCAACAGCAGTTATCTGCAGTTGCGTGCCCGCCTGGAGAGTACCCCTGCCTTGCTGGCACGGGGCAGTGATTTTGTCGCCTCAGAACTGCTGGATCTGATTGTGGATCAGTACCAGACTTCCCTGGAGCAGACTGAGAAGGCGGTCGAGGCGATCGAGCAGCAATTTCTGATTCGCGGCTTCAAGGAAAATGATGTGCGGCGGATTTATCGTTTGCGGCGTGATCTGCTGCGAGTCCATACGGCGGTGTCGCCCCTGGCCGAACTGACGCGCCGCTTGTCACGCATTGAACTTGAGTATGTCGATGCGGAAAGCCGGGCTTATTTTGGCGAGGTGTCGGACCGTATTGCCCGTACGGCCGAGTTCATCAATAGCCAGCGACAAGCGCTGGCTTTTGCCTTTGAAGGCGGTTTGATGATCGGACAGATGCAGCAAACCGACACCACCCGAAAGCTGGCGGCCTGGGCGGCCATTCTGGCTGTACCGACTGCAGTTGCGGGGATTTACGGCATGAACTTCAAGCTCATGCCGGAACTGGAGTGGACACTGGGTTATCCCTATGCCTTGGGTTTGATGGGCAGTGTCTGCGGATTCTTGTACTGGAAATTCAAGAAGGCCAAATGGCTCTAG
- a CDS encoding ABC transporter ATP-binding protein, which translates to MSQNENLATGKSSDAPAVLRIEDLELRVQSDAGVQSVVRNLSLAVQRGETFALVGESGCGKSMTAMAILRLLPEAAWMQSGQIALDGLELPLLPEQRMQDVRGKRVSVIFQEPSTSLNPVMSIGRQISEVIRRHAVVPAGQERASAIKWLERVGIPAAAQRYDDFPFQFSGGQKQRIMIAIALAAEPDLLVADEPTTALDVTVQAQILQLLADIQKEMGLAILLITHDLLLVKQYADYVALMRHGQIVESGLASQFFLRPTHPYARELLGAIPTFEKRGRPLSRAAAPIEAVATHKGDKERVLDIQDLSVSYKQAGSWWRRSPSIPVVKGLSLQLHKGETLALVGESGCGKSTVARTLMRLLDRQAQISGQVYLQEQDVLRVKGKALRQLRSRLQIIFQDPYGSLDPRMMVGDILLEGLTALRPNLDAKARRQRIETLVDQVGLPKNALERYAHEFSGGQRQRIAIARALAVEPAVLICDEPTSALDVSVQAQILDLMRELQLELGLAYLFITHNFGVVEYLADRIAIMAKGHIVEQGSAQQVLFHPQQALTQRLLAAVPR; encoded by the coding sequence ATGAGTCAGAATGAAAACCTCGCGACCGGGAAGTCTTCTGACGCTCCTGCCGTACTCAGGATTGAAGATCTGGAGCTGCGCGTGCAGTCTGATGCCGGTGTGCAAAGTGTGGTGCGCAATTTGTCGTTGGCCGTTCAGCGGGGCGAAACCTTTGCCTTGGTGGGCGAGTCGGGCTGCGGCAAGAGCATGACTGCCATGGCGATTCTGCGTCTTTTGCCAGAAGCGGCCTGGATGCAGTCCGGGCAAATTGCGCTGGACGGACTGGAGCTGCCGCTTTTGCCCGAGCAACGTATGCAGGATGTACGTGGCAAGCGCGTCAGCGTGATCTTTCAAGAGCCATCCACCAGTTTGAATCCGGTCATGTCCATTGGCCGTCAGATCAGCGAAGTCATCCGACGTCATGCAGTGGTGCCCGCCGGGCAGGAGCGGGCAAGTGCCATCAAGTGGCTGGAGCGCGTCGGCATCCCCGCTGCAGCCCAGCGTTACGACGACTTTCCGTTCCAGTTCTCCGGCGGGCAAAAACAGCGCATCATGATTGCGATTGCCCTGGCGGCAGAACCCGATTTGCTGGTGGCCGATGAGCCGACCACTGCATTGGATGTGACGGTTCAGGCGCAGATTTTGCAGCTGCTGGCGGATATACAGAAAGAGATGGGACTGGCCATCTTGCTGATCACCCACGACTTGCTGCTGGTGAAACAGTATGCCGATTATGTGGCCTTGATGCGGCATGGGCAAATTGTGGAGTCAGGCCTGGCCAGCCAGTTCTTTCTGCGCCCGACTCACCCTTACGCCCGAGAGTTGCTGGGCGCCATCCCCACATTTGAAAAGCGTGGTCGGCCCTTGTCTCGTGCGGCGGCGCCGATTGAAGCCGTCGCTACCCATAAAGGTGACAAAGAGCGGGTCCTGGACATTCAGGACCTGTCTGTGTCGTACAAACAAGCCGGTTCCTGGTGGCGACGCTCGCCTTCCATTCCTGTGGTCAAGGGCCTGAGCCTGCAACTGCACAAGGGTGAGACGCTGGCTCTGGTGGGCGAATCGGGCTGCGGCAAGAGCACTGTGGCGCGTACCTTGATGCGTTTGCTGGATCGGCAGGCCCAGATCAGTGGTCAAGTCTATCTGCAGGAGCAAGACGTCCTGCGAGTGAAAGGCAAGGCGTTGCGACAGTTGCGCTCGCGCTTGCAGATTATCTTTCAGGACCCCTATGGCTCTCTGGACCCACGCATGATGGTGGGCGATATTCTTTTGGAGGGCCTGACTGCTTTGCGTCCCAACCTGGACGCCAAGGCGCGTCGTCAACGCATTGAAACGTTAGTGGATCAGGTAGGTCTGCCCAAGAATGCCCTGGAGCGTTACGCGCATGAGTTTTCCGGCGGCCAACGCCAGCGCATCGCGATTGCGCGGGCCTTGGCGGTGGAGCCCGCAGTTCTGATTTGCGATGAACCGACCTCGGCCCTGGATGTGTCTGTGCAGGCGCAGATTCTGGACTTGATGCGAGAGTTGCAGCTGGAGCTGGGCCTGGCGTACTTGTTCATCACCCATAATTTCGGGGTCGTGGAGTATTTGGCCGACCGCATCGCTATCATGGCCAAAGGACATATTGTGGAACAGGGCAGCGCGCAGCAGGTGTTGTTCCATCCCCAGCAAGCGTTGACTCAGCGCTTATTGGCCGCTGTTCCCCGTTAA
- a CDS encoding thermonuclease family protein: MRSIYNLLAWFLQSAWSVVRIMIVFPLSGFSSLTRRAAVCAGLTALMTAWTGPVQAQGFELTGRVVRVADGDTLTILSGNRKQERVRLASIDAPETTKDSRRPGQPFAEASRRFLSDLVSGQHLTLSCHERDRHGRAVCDVPLAGGETANQKLVRAGMAMANREKGGRFLRDPRIAELEREAQQARVGIWSEPNPVPPWKWRYDCWQQGQC, encoded by the coding sequence GTGCGCAGTATCTATAATTTGTTGGCTTGGTTTCTGCAATCCGCCTGGAGTGTTGTCCGTATCATGATCGTGTTTCCGCTGTCCGGCTTTTCTTCTTTGACGCGGCGAGCCGCTGTTTGCGCAGGCCTGACCGCCTTGATGACGGCATGGACCGGGCCGGTTCAGGCGCAAGGGTTTGAGCTGACTGGACGAGTGGTGCGCGTGGCCGATGGAGATACACTGACGATTCTGTCTGGCAACAGAAAGCAGGAGCGAGTGCGTCTGGCCAGTATTGATGCGCCCGAGACGACCAAGGACAGCCGTCGTCCTGGCCAGCCTTTTGCCGAGGCCTCGCGGCGTTTTCTGTCGGATCTGGTCTCCGGTCAACATCTGACCTTGTCATGCCATGAACGGGACCGTCACGGTCGTGCCGTTTGTGATGTACCGCTGGCAGGGGGGGAAACGGCTAACCAGAAACTGGTACGGGCGGGAATGGCCATGGCCAATCGTGAAAAAGGCGGCCGTTTTTTGCGTGATCCACGTATCGCAGAGTTGGAGCGTGAAGCCCAGCAGGCCCGTGTCGGCATCTGGTCTGAACCCAATCCTGTTCCGCCATGGAAATGGCGCTATGACTGTTGGCAGCAAGGGCAATGCTAA
- a CDS encoding DUF1178 family protein, whose product MSLKVFDLECEHGHVFEGWFSSRESYDEQLGRGLLCCPVCDSHEVKRKLSAPRINVGAQESASAPVPAPLPSAMPTEEQMRAIQGQILQELRSVIRKSDNVGTQFAREARRMHEGDIEPRAIRGQATVQEYQDLADDGIIAMPIPDFLDDDRLQ is encoded by the coding sequence ATGAGTTTGAAGGTTTTTGATCTTGAGTGCGAACACGGCCATGTGTTCGAGGGTTGGTTTAGCTCACGCGAAAGTTACGATGAGCAGCTCGGTCGTGGCCTGCTGTGCTGTCCCGTCTGTGACAGCCACGAGGTCAAACGTAAGCTGTCGGCTCCTCGTATCAATGTCGGGGCCCAGGAAAGCGCCAGTGCGCCGGTTCCCGCACCCTTGCCGTCGGCCATGCCCACTGAAGAGCAAATGCGGGCGATTCAGGGCCAGATCTTGCAGGAATTGCGCTCGGTAATCCGCAAGTCGGACAATGTGGGCACCCAGTTTGCGCGGGAGGCGCGCCGCATGCATGAGGGCGATATCGAGCCGCGTGCCATACGCGGTCAGGCCACGGTGCAGGAATACCAGGACTTGGCTGATGATGGCATTATTGCCATGCCGATTCCGGACTTTCTGGACGATGATCGTCTGCAGTAA
- a CDS encoding acyl-CoA dehydrogenase family protein — MGLEQQLQNQVPDLMDDDLFGEDPALQYWQAMLASEEARQALAEYGRTLGCAHWREQGALANRQPPQWRGWSAQGQRVDQVDFHPAWHHLMQLGMEQGLHIWPSEARAGQHLQRAMGFYMQGQIEAGTLCPLTMTRAAAPLLQTEPFQDWAARLRLNHYDPSAQWFMQKSSVLVGMGMTEMQGGSDLRTCITEAHPDSQAFRLYGHKWFFSVPQADGHLVLAREHEQFSCFLMPRYTEYGLNRRYIRRLKDKLGNRSNASAEIDLDGALAWRVGQAGRGIALLAAMAARTRIDCVLGSAALMRQALVQSLHYCQHRRSFGKALIDQPLMQAVLLDMSLESEAATHLALFLVDLQERIDDPVSQAVLRVLAPAAKFWVCRRAIALCAEAMETWGGNGYIEEGPMPRLLREAPVNSIWEGSGNVMCLDVQRALSQEGVGEALQADLHVRTGDDAELRQAAQDLLNTVSQAGGRVWVQKLAVLYQACLMRQVAPDAVADLFVAHRVQQDPATVFGLEGVEQASWYLQRARPRR, encoded by the coding sequence ATGGGTCTGGAGCAGCAGTTACAGAATCAAGTGCCGGATTTGATGGATGATGATCTGTTTGGCGAAGATCCGGCCCTACAGTATTGGCAAGCGATGCTGGCGTCTGAGGAGGCCCGGCAGGCGCTGGCGGAATATGGGCGCACGCTCGGTTGCGCCCATTGGCGCGAGCAGGGTGCCCTGGCCAACCGTCAGCCACCGCAATGGCGTGGCTGGTCCGCCCAGGGCCAGCGCGTGGACCAGGTGGACTTTCATCCTGCCTGGCATCATCTGATGCAACTGGGTATGGAGCAGGGACTGCACATCTGGCCGTCTGAGGCTCGGGCCGGACAGCATCTGCAGCGTGCGATGGGCTTTTACATGCAGGGTCAGATCGAGGCGGGTACCTTGTGTCCTTTGACCATGACGCGGGCGGCCGCCCCTTTGTTGCAGACTGAACCGTTTCAGGACTGGGCCGCCAGGTTGCGCCTTAATCATTATGATCCCTCGGCGCAATGGTTCATGCAAAAAAGCAGTGTGCTTGTGGGCATGGGGATGACGGAAATGCAGGGCGGCTCTGATCTGCGCACCTGCATCACCGAGGCGCACCCCGACTCCCAGGCATTTCGTCTGTACGGGCACAAATGGTTTTTTTCCGTGCCACAGGCGGACGGACATCTGGTGCTGGCTCGTGAGCACGAGCAGTTTTCCTGCTTCCTGATGCCGCGCTATACCGAATATGGGCTGAACCGGCGCTATATACGCCGGCTCAAGGACAAGCTGGGCAATCGTTCCAACGCCAGTGCGGAGATTGATCTTGACGGCGCGCTGGCCTGGCGGGTGGGTCAGGCAGGTCGAGGCATTGCCTTGCTGGCGGCAATGGCGGCCCGTACCCGTATTGATTGCGTGTTGGGCAGCGCCGCCCTGATGCGGCAGGCCTTGGTGCAGTCTTTGCATTATTGTCAGCATCGACGCTCTTTTGGCAAAGCATTAATCGATCAGCCCCTGATGCAGGCCGTTTTGCTGGATATGAGTCTGGAAAGCGAAGCTGCCACTCATCTGGCCTTGTTTCTGGTGGACTTGCAGGAGCGGATCGATGACCCAGTGTCGCAGGCGGTACTGCGTGTCCTGGCTCCAGCGGCCAAGTTCTGGGTGTGCCGTCGGGCCATCGCTCTGTGTGCCGAAGCCATGGAAACCTGGGGGGGCAACGGCTATATCGAGGAAGGACCGATGCCGCGCCTGCTACGGGAAGCCCCTGTCAATTCGATTTGGGAAGGCTCTGGTAATGTGATGTGCCTGGACGTGCAGCGCGCCTTGAGTCAGGAGGGCGTAGGGGAGGCCTTGCAGGCCGATTTGCATGTCCGTACGGGGGATGACGCGGAACTGAGGCAGGCGGCCCAGGATTTATTGAATACGGTTTCTCAGGCTGGGGGCCGTGTCTGGGTGCAGAAGTTGGCTGTTTTGTATCAGGCCTGCCTGATGCGGCAGGTGGCCCCCGATGCTGTGGCGGATCTGTTTGTGGCTCATCGAGTACAACAGGACCCTGCAACCGTGTTCGGCCTGGAGGGCGTCGAGCAGGCCTCCTGGTATTTGCAGCGTGCCCGGCCTCGTCGGTAG
- a CDS encoding ABC transporter substrate-binding protein, with product MLSPLRQIGLAVICVALAACSKPVNSPYHEGSAAQNTLYSAFTTRSPNHLDPALSYSGDETPFTYSIYEPLYGYHYLDRPYRLIPKVAQALVEPVYLDAQGNQLPADAPGEQVAISRYDIPIKKGIAFQPHPAFALDEQGDYRYYPMRAPDLSGAYSIADFDHTGSRELTAHDYVYAFKRLASPRLASPVLGVMAEHIRGFKEFSEELARVDKQEPRPQWLDLRPYTLSGVRALDKHTLRIEVNGKYPQFKYWLAMTFTAPMAWEAERFYSQPGMAQHNLTLDSWPVGTGPFMLTESLTNRRHVLSRNPNYRGEPYPCVGEPGDQAAGLLDDCGKSMPFLDKVVFSLEKEGVPLMGKFLQGYYDIPQVERGEYGVAMTVAAQDSVEKANLYQERGLQLRTAPEAQLFYMGFNWHDPVVGQGDTPEQFERNRKLRLAISIVFDWEQYVSIFMNDQGQAGHGPLPPGVPGYQPLPQGANPYVYTKDDGVVKRRSLDEARELLRQAGYPDGRDSRTGKPLILYYDSMAGMGSDATVDWMRRQLAQVGLQLEVRATDYNRFQDKMKRGAAQMFLWGWVADYPDAENFFTLLYGPQAKKDFGGENAANYQSAEFDRLYEQMRFLNDGPEKDAVVQEMIRLVQHDAPWMFGYVPNAGGAYQSWVRNAKPSLMVRDSLQYYRIDPQQRVERIDWWNPPVWWPAIPLGVLLVVLVWAVRSQARARRRHVALRQEKD from the coding sequence ATGCTAAGTCCTCTGCGTCAGATTGGGCTGGCCGTGATATGCGTCGCCTTGGCGGCCTGCTCCAAGCCGGTCAATAGTCCTTATCACGAAGGCAGTGCAGCCCAGAACACGCTGTACAGTGCGTTTACGACCCGCTCGCCTAATCATCTGGACCCTGCTTTGTCCTATTCCGGGGACGAGACGCCGTTTACCTATTCCATTTACGAGCCCCTGTACGGCTATCACTATCTGGACCGTCCCTACCGCCTGATACCTAAAGTGGCGCAAGCGTTGGTGGAACCGGTCTACCTGGACGCACAGGGTAATCAGCTGCCTGCAGATGCGCCGGGGGAGCAGGTGGCTATCAGCCGTTACGACATTCCCATTAAGAAAGGCATTGCTTTTCAGCCTCATCCGGCGTTTGCGCTGGATGAGCAGGGTGACTATCGCTACTACCCCATGCGGGCTCCGGACCTGAGCGGGGCGTACAGTATTGCTGACTTTGACCATACGGGTTCGCGCGAGCTGACTGCTCACGATTACGTCTATGCCTTCAAGCGTTTGGCCAGCCCGCGGCTGGCCTCGCCCGTTTTGGGCGTGATGGCCGAGCATATCCGGGGCTTTAAGGAGTTTAGCGAGGAGCTGGCCCGTGTCGACAAACAGGAGCCGCGCCCGCAATGGCTGGATTTGCGACCTTATACGCTGTCAGGAGTACGGGCGCTGGACAAACACACGTTGCGCATCGAGGTCAATGGCAAGTATCCGCAGTTCAAATACTGGTTGGCCATGACATTTACGGCTCCGATGGCCTGGGAGGCCGAGCGTTTCTATAGCCAGCCAGGCATGGCGCAGCACAATCTGACGCTGGACAGTTGGCCCGTGGGTACGGGGCCCTTCATGTTGACCGAGTCCTTGACCAATCGTCGTCATGTTCTGAGCCGCAACCCGAATTACCGGGGCGAACCCTACCCTTGTGTCGGTGAGCCGGGCGATCAGGCGGCCGGGCTGCTGGACGATTGCGGCAAGTCCATGCCTTTTCTGGACAAGGTGGTGTTTTCTCTGGAGAAAGAGGGTGTGCCCCTGATGGGCAAGTTTCTGCAGGGCTATTACGACATTCCGCAAGTGGAGCGGGGTGAGTACGGGGTAGCCATGACGGTTGCCGCTCAGGACTCGGTCGAGAAAGCCAATTTGTATCAGGAGCGCGGCCTGCAACTGCGAACGGCCCCCGAAGCACAATTGTTTTACATGGGTTTTAACTGGCACGACCCGGTGGTCGGGCAGGGCGATACGCCGGAGCAGTTCGAGAGAAACCGCAAGCTGCGTCTGGCCATCAGCATTGTGTTCGACTGGGAGCAGTACGTATCGATCTTCATGAATGACCAAGGGCAGGCTGGACATGGCCCCTTGCCGCCTGGGGTTCCGGGCTATCAGCCTTTGCCGCAAGGCGCCAACCCCTATGTCTACACCAAGGATGACGGCGTGGTGAAGCGACGCAGTCTGGATGAGGCGCGCGAGCTGTTGCGGCAGGCCGGTTATCCTGACGGACGCGACAGCCGCACGGGCAAGCCCTTGATTCTGTATTACGACTCCATGGCGGGCATGGGCTCGGACGCCACGGTGGATTGGATGCGCCGCCAGCTGGCTCAGGTGGGCTTGCAGCTGGAGGTACGCGCCACGGATTACAACCGCTTTCAGGACAAGATGAAGCGCGGCGCCGCCCAGATGTTCCTCTGGGGCTGGGTTGCAGATTACCCGGATGCGGAGAATTTCTTTACCTTGCTGTACGGACCTCAGGCCAAGAAGGATTTTGGGGGCGAGAATGCCGCCAATTATCAAAGTGCCGAGTTCGACCGCCTGTATGAACAGATGCGTTTTTTGAATGATGGCCCGGAAAAGGACGCCGTGGTGCAGGAGATGATTCGTCTGGTGCAGCACGACGCCCCCTGGATGTTTGGCTACGTCCCCAATGCGGGTGGCGCCTATCAAAGCTGGGTGCGCAATGCCAAGCCGTCCTTGATGGTGCGCGACAGTCTGCAGTATTACCGTATCGACCCACAACAGCGTGTTGAGCGTATCGATTGGTGGAATCCGCCTGTATGGTGGCCCGCCATCCCGCTGGGTGTGCTGCTGGTGGTGCTCGTATGGGCGGTGCGTTCGCAGGCGCGGGCGCGACGCCGCCATGTGGCTTTGCGTCAGGAGAAAGATTGA
- a CDS encoding ABC transporter permease yields the protein MFSYIVRRILYGVLILIGVNLLTFVLFFAVNTPDDMARLSIGGQRVSQTAIDNWKAERGYDKPLFYNAQAQGAQAFTDTIFYERSVPLLRLDFGLSDQGQDIAYQIKQRMGPSLALALPTFFLGLWVCISIALLMVFFRGSRLDFSAVVLCVVLMSISGLFYIIAGQWLFARVLRWVPFSGWVDGLDNWRFLVLPVLVGILSRVGAESRFYRSLFLEEASRDYVRTARSKGLTDSTVLFRHVLPNALLPILTGTVSALPLLFMGSLISESFFGIPGLGSFTIDAINAQDFSIVRAMVFLGSMLYIAGLILADISYTLVDPRIRFS from the coding sequence ATGTTTTCCTACATCGTGCGGCGCATTCTGTATGGCGTACTGATTCTGATCGGGGTCAACCTGCTGACCTTTGTGCTGTTTTTTGCCGTCAACACGCCCGACGACATGGCGCGTTTATCCATCGGCGGGCAGCGTGTCAGCCAGACGGCCATTGATAACTGGAAAGCTGAGCGCGGCTATGACAAGCCCCTGTTCTATAACGCGCAGGCCCAGGGGGCCCAGGCTTTTACCGACACCATCTTTTATGAGCGATCTGTTCCCTTGCTGCGTCTGGATTTTGGTCTGTCCGATCAGGGGCAGGATATTGCCTATCAGATCAAGCAGCGCATGGGGCCCAGTCTGGCGCTGGCCCTACCCACCTTCTTTCTGGGTTTGTGGGTGTGCATCAGCATCGCCTTGCTGATGGTGTTTTTTCGTGGGTCCCGGCTGGACTTTTCTGCCGTCGTGCTATGCGTGGTGTTGATGTCCATTTCGGGCCTGTTCTACATTATTGCCGGGCAGTGGCTGTTCGCACGCGTATTGCGCTGGGTGCCATTTTCCGGCTGGGTGGATGGCTTGGATAACTGGCGCTTTCTGGTCTTGCCGGTGCTGGTGGGCATTTTGTCGCGCGTCGGGGCGGAGTCGCGCTTTTACCGCAGTCTGTTTTTGGAAGAGGCCAGCCGCGATTATGTGCGTACGGCACGTTCCAAGGGTTTGACTGACTCGACGGTTCTGTTTCGTCACGTTTTGCCCAACGCACTGTTGCCTATCCTGACGGGCACGGTCTCTGCCTTGCCCTTGCTGTTCATGGGCAGTCTGATTTCCGAGTCTTTTTTTGGTATTCCGGGTCTGGGCAGCTTCACCATTGATGCCATCAATGCCCAGGACTTCTCCATTGTGCGTGCCATGGTGTTTTTAGGATCGATGCTGTATATCGCCGGTTTGATTCTGGCTGATATCTCCTACACCCTGGTTGACCCCCGCATTCGTTTCAGTTGA